From one Nilaparvata lugens isolate BPH chromosome 2, ASM1435652v1, whole genome shotgun sequence genomic stretch:
- the LOC120350027 gene encoding skin secretory protein xP2-like has product MKTTFFLVAAVFGLALATPLVDEPLVEALKGKTIPVFETKIPHVGDASLLHTLESSDPGLVHAVKGCSPNCYRSIIDGPLRLVIKTSLNHNKAEIVWVKEGLKSIKAFPHIKSLLELSAKPILMVYSKHNFPAESYPGLLEAKSPELSKEWLEKFDDAPIVTLIEEKEFIDTKVSQSSRHVADFKLIEDNIVKVKDHSAVPPTILRYASPAWSYAPAAIPFTEAAAEVLAASPAGSLSHAALVAAAPPAGPYAPAPLAYSPAPAYAPAPAYAPSPVYAAAPAYAPAPVYAPAPVYASAPVYAPAPVYAAAPAPVYAAAPAPVYAAAPAPAYAPAPAYAPSPAYASAPVHYAPAPAHIPAAGYAPAPAFAPVPVHYAPAPAYAPAPAFAPAPAYAPAPAYAPAPAYAPAPAYAPAPAYAPAPAYAPAPAYAPAPAYAPAPAYAPAPAYAPAPAYAPAPAYAPAPAYAPAPAYAPAPAYAPAPAYAPAPAYAPAPVHYAPAPAHVHAAAYAPAPAFAPAPGYVPVIAAASSPSLIKLDPSSPVFETVRASAVSSPAFAPAPVPAPVHA; this is encoded by the exons ATGAAGACAACGTTTTTCCTTGTGGCAGCCGTGTTTGGCTTGGCTTTGGCCACCCCTCTGGTAGACGAGCCCCTCGTCGAAGCACTGAAGGGAAAGACCATTCCTGTCTTTG AGACGAAAATCCCGCACGTTGGAGATGCATCACTGTTGCACACACTGGAATCCAGCGACCCTGGTTTGGTACATGCCGTGAAGGGCTGCTCACCAAACTGCTATCGCAGCATCATTGATGGACCACTGAGGCTTGTCATCAAGACCAGTCTCAACCACAACAAGGCCGAAATTGTGTGGGTCAAGGAAGGACTCAAGAGCATCAAAGCCTTCCCTCACATTAAGTCCCTACTCGAGCTCTCAGCTAAGCCAATCTTGATGGTCTACTCAAAGCACAACTTCCCTGCCGAGTCTTACCCAGGATTGCTTGAAGCCAAATCTCCAGAGCTGTCCAAGGAATGGTTGGAGAAGTTCGATGATGCTCCAATTGTGACACTCATTGAGGAGAAGGAGTTCATTGACACAAAGGTGTCACAGAGCTCTCGTCATGTTGCTGATTTCAAGCTGATTGAGGACAACATTGTCAAGGTGAAGGACCACTCTGCCGTTCCACCAACCATTTTGAGGTATGCATCACCAGCCTGGAGCTACGCCCCCGCCGCTATCCCCTTCACTGAGGCGGCTGCCGAGGTTCTGGCCGCCAGTCCCGCTGGAAGCCTGTCCCATGCTGCTCTTGTTGCCGCAGCCCCTCCTGCTGGACCATATGCACCAGCTCCACTAGCCTACAGCCCAGCACCTGCTTATGCTCCAGCTCCAGCTTATGCTCCATCCCCAGTTTATGCTGCTGCTCCAGCTTATGCCCCAGCTCCAGTTTATGCTCCAGCTCCAGTTTATGCTTCAGCTCCAGTTTATGCTCCAGCTCCAGTTTATGCTGCTGCTCCAGCTCCAGTTTATGCTGCTGCTCCAGCTCCAGTTTATGCTGCTGCTCCAGCTCCAGCTTACGCCCCAGCCCCAGCCTATGCTCCATCCCCAGCCTATGCTTCAGCTCCAGTCCATTACGCACCAGCTCCAGCTCATATTCCAGCTGCAGGTTATGCTCCAGCTCCAGCCTTTGCTCCGGTTCCAGTCCATTACGCACCAGCTCCAGCCTATGCTCCAGCTCCAGCTTTTGCCCCAGCTCCAGCTTATGCCCCAGCTCCAGCATATGCTCCAGCTCCAGCTTATGCCCCAGCTCCAGCCTATGCTCCAGCTCCAGCATATGCCCCAGCTCCTGCTTATGCTCCAGCTCCAGCATATGCTCCAGCTCCAGCATATGCCCCAGCTCCAGCCTATGCTCCAGCTCCAGCTTATGCCCCAGCTCCAGCTTATGCCCCAGCTCCAGCCTATGCTCCAGCTCCAGCTTATGCCCCAGCTCCAGCCTATGCTCCAGCTCCAGCTTATGCCCCAGCTCCAGCCTATGCTCCAGCTCCAGCCTATGCTCCAGCTCCAGTCCATTACGCACCTGCTCCAGCTCATGTCCATGCTGCAGCTTATGCTCCAGCCCCCGCTTTTGCCCCAGCTCCAGGATACGTTCCAGTGATTGCTGCAGCCAGCAGCCCATCACTGATCAAATTGGATCCTTCATCCCCAGTTTTCGAGACAGTTCGAGCCAGTGCTGTATCATCACCAGCTTTTGCCCCCGCCCCAGTCCCTGCTCCAGTCCATGCATAA
- the LOC120350028 gene encoding LOW QUALITY PROTEIN: GATOR complex protein NPRL2-like (The sequence of the model RefSeq protein was modified relative to this genomic sequence to represent the inferred CDS: inserted 1 base in 1 codon) yields MDRNNTYFEGCGKEGPINCIFLAEFHPVAGPKITCQVPDDFISKDTFEAVSVYIIPKAQLQRCTLTITSFDLKILGYPIKIDNKKYKRNAFYFNLCFVFDAWSRTVHYEPLVKKLSEYLTGMEVETGFLSQQEEAANQQEPSNRTRLVNMLNIVLQDLNKQRMCTLSEGSMTTHLKVVRVCHDPTPVLDHHVPIFVEPLDFFQTEQWDLTTQQXFPFIDGINHVAKIAVEADVEANLVKACLQNLEYYGVVRMIPIFQYSNVYVPTSKLHRLTINKRLQDDCLRIVARAGRQIPSIRDVFRLYSNMAHGTTVRDLCIRFDPVALRVDEKRLVQFGVLEGLIRRFHKYPVMLCDKGSTSTSLQHFTGHNSLDEICCSTGISKKQIEDQVEKDPNIIFLWK; encoded by the exons ATGGATAgaaataatacatattttgaAGGATGTGGGAAGGAGGGACCCATCAATTGTATTTTCTTAGCAGAATTTCATCCTGTTGCTGGACCAAAAATTACATGCCAGGTTCCAGATGACTTTATTTCCAAAGACACATTCGAAGCAGTCAGTGTTTACATAATACCGAAAGCCCAGCTTCAAAGGTGTACGCTAACAATAACTtcttttgatttgaaaattctcGGCTACCCCATCAAGATAGACAACAAAAAGTACAAGAGGAAtgcattctatttcaatttatgtTTCGTATTTGATGCCTGGTCGAGGACTGTTCATTATGAACCACTAGTCAAGAAACTATCTGAATATCTTACTGGTATGGAAGTTGAGACGGGATTCCTCTCTCAACAAGAGGAAGCTGCCAATCAACAAGAACCTTCAAACAGAACACGGTTGGTCAATATGCTCAACATAGTTCTCCAAGATTTAAATAAGCAGAGAATGTGCACACTGTCAGAAGGATCAATGACAACCCATTTGAAAGTGGTGAGAGTGTGCCATGATCCCACACCAGTATTGGATCATCATGTTCCTATCTTTGTCGAGCCGCTCGACTTCTTTCAAACTGAACAGTGGGATCTCACAACgcaac tttttccattcatagaCGGTATTAATCACGTTGCAAAAATTGCAGTTGAAGCAGATGTTGAAGCCAATCTTGTGAAAGCTTGTCTACAGAACTTAGAGTACTATGGAGTGGTTAGAATGATACCCATTTTCCAATACTCCAATGTCTATGTGCCAACGTCGAAACTGCATAGACTAACTATCAACAAGAGACTTCAGGATGATTGCCTGAGAATTGTTGCAAGAGCAGGTCGTCAAATTCCAAGTATACGTGATGTTTTTAGGCTTTATTCAAATATGGCACACGGGACCACCGTTAGAGATTTGTGCATCAGATTTGATCCTGTAGCATTGCGTGTTGATGAGAAAAGACTGGTTCAGTTTGGAGTTCTAGAAGGACTTATCAGGCGa TTTCATAAGTACCCAGTGATGTTATGTGATAAAGGCAGCACTAGTACGTCACTGCAACATTTCACTGGTCACAACTCTCTCGATGAAATCTGTTGCAGTACTGGAATAAGTAAGAAGCAAATTGAAGATCAGGTTGAAAAAGATCCTAATATCATATTTTTGTGGAAATGA